A genomic window from Silene latifolia isolate original U9 population chromosome Y, ASM4854445v1, whole genome shotgun sequence includes:
- the LOC141628682 gene encoding uncharacterized protein LOC141628682 translates to MARKESIEALDLLLRDLCESNVIFGDKLIVFGRDFRQVLPVVQHKSMRVAFAIWPQLIKFWLTVNVRARTDPVFFEYLLALGNGELQTQETVLVELPFGIMQHINGEEAELINAVADAAYPEADVKALEVYIFIHQSISTPINEDIDAVNTLLIEGFPGLAMTYKGYDSMLTDNCNIYPTEFINTLCQEGMSPYELILKENCPIILLRNLLPSSGL, encoded by the coding sequence ATGGCAAGGAAGGAATCTATCGAAGCACTTGACCTGTTGTTACGCGATCTGTGTGAAAGTAATGTAATTTTCGGCGATAAGTTGATTGTGTTTGGTAGGGACTTCCGTCAAGTGCTCCCAGTAGTACAGCATAAATCTATGAGGGTCGCCTTCGCAATCTGGCCTCAACTCATAAAGTTTTGGCTAACTGTAAATGTACGGGCCAGAACTGACCCAGTGTTCTTCGAATACCTCTTAGCTCTAGGAAATGGTGAACTACAAACTCAAGAGACTGTGTTAGTTGAATTACCATTCGGAATTATGCAACATATAAACGGTGAAGAGGCGGAGCTAATTAATGCAGTTGCTGACGCTGCTTATCCAGAGGCTGATGTCAAAGCTTTGGAAGTTTATATATTTATCCACCAATCAATATCAACGCCCATAAATGAAGACATTGACGCTGTTAACACACTTCTAATAGAGGGATTCCCAGGGCTAGCTATGACGTATAAGGGATATGATTCAATGCTCACTGATAACTGCAACATCTACCCTACTGAATTTATAAATACACTTTGTCAGGAGGGCATGAGTCCTTATGaactaattttgaaggaaaattgtCCAATCATTCTTCTCAGAAACCTCCTTCCATCTTCGGGCCTATGA